A genomic window from Cutibacterium acnes includes:
- a CDS encoding GNAT family N-acetyltransferase: protein MKLVGTRPIHTDRLVLRRWSVDDAQQMYDNLASDTEATRFVTWPPHPNVDATRLLLTGWVRGYDDPATFNWAVWLDEVIIGQIAVVNVDRRVNLAELGYCFGRRWWNHGYATETVKAVMSYLFDIAKVNKVEARHDPANIASGRVMEKAGMVTEGLRRACVIGSCGPRDSQYHGLLRSEWRGQQADD, encoded by the coding sequence ATGAAACTGGTTGGCACACGTCCGATCCACACTGATCGGCTGGTGCTCCGCCGATGGTCAGTTGACGACGCCCAACAGATGTACGACAACTTGGCTAGTGACACCGAGGCCACCCGGTTTGTGACCTGGCCGCCGCATCCCAACGTCGACGCGACCCGGTTGCTGCTGACCGGTTGGGTACGCGGCTACGACGACCCCGCCACCTTCAATTGGGCAGTGTGGCTGGACGAGGTCATCATCGGCCAGATTGCTGTGGTCAACGTTGATAGGAGAGTCAACCTCGCCGAGCTGGGCTACTGCTTTGGCAGACGCTGGTGGAATCATGGCTACGCGACCGAAACGGTCAAAGCGGTGATGTCTTACTTGTTCGACATCGCCAAGGTCAACAAGGTTGAGGCTCGCCACGATCCGGCGAACATTGCCTCCGGGAGAGTAATGGAGAAGGCGGGAATGGTCACCGAAGGGTTGCGGCGAGCCTGCGTGATCGGTTCGTGCGGCCCACGAGACTCCCAGTACCATGGCCTGCTGCGCAGCGAATGGAGAGGCCAGCAGGCTGATGACTGA
- a CDS encoding DUF998 domain-containing protein, with protein MTDRREVTCRRWRATFLVLASLASLTWAFAGVLNPAMSQLHAFVSEYSARDQPWRYLFQTTDVIMGTLLCLAGLATLVWARHRPLGRQGWSGVGFVAGGFFSVLDALVTMDCSPTRSQACMAAEEAGHVSVNHIVHVGTSTIVVVGFALPILLLNSTMTRFRGFGLVVTWAWVVFTLLNGIGAVGWFVGTPMDYTGIWQRFSLGLGTLWWLILAADDIVTARVQDRARSC; from the coding sequence ATGACTGATCGTCGTGAGGTGACCTGCCGACGCTGGCGCGCTACCTTCCTCGTCCTCGCCTCGCTTGCCTCGCTTACCTGGGCCTTCGCGGGAGTGCTCAACCCGGCCATGAGCCAGCTGCACGCATTCGTTTCGGAGTATTCGGCGCGTGATCAGCCGTGGCGTTACCTCTTCCAGACCACCGATGTCATCATGGGGACATTGCTGTGTCTGGCAGGTCTGGCAACTCTCGTGTGGGCCCGACACCGCCCCCTCGGACGTCAGGGATGGTCGGGAGTCGGCTTCGTTGCAGGAGGGTTCTTCAGTGTCCTCGATGCCCTGGTTACGATGGACTGCTCTCCCACTCGTTCCCAAGCGTGCATGGCTGCTGAAGAGGCCGGACACGTCAGTGTGAACCACATAGTCCACGTCGGGACCTCGACGATTGTCGTCGTCGGATTCGCGCTACCGATCCTGCTGCTCAACTCGACCATGACGAGATTCCGCGGATTCGGCCTTGTGGTGACGTGGGCTTGGGTGGTTTTTACCCTCCTCAACGGCATCGGTGCCGTAGGTTGGTTTGTCGGCACACCGATGGACTACACGGGAATCTGGCAGCGATTCAGCTTGGGACTGGGAACGCTGTGGTGGCTCATTCTCGCTGCTGATGACATCGTCACGGCGCGTGTTCAAGATCGCGCGCGCTCCTGCTGA
- the hisS gene encoding histidine--tRNA ligase: protein MARLKPLSGFPEFLPSGQMVENHVTRILEETFELHGFAPIRTRAVEPMEQLTRKGEIDKEVYVVDRLHADSHDTRSGKDRLGLHFDLTVPFARYVLENAGHLYFPFRRYQIQKVWRGERPQEGRYREFTQADIDIVGDQTLAEHHDVETPLVMLSALERLHTELGFPTVTMHVNNRKLSEGFYRGLGIADPMAVLQRVDKYDKIGPDAVRKLLVDELNLSDDAAAKCVALASIQSVDDSFIAKVRELGVANDMLEEGLDSLNRVVAAVNKAVPGRMVANLKIARGLDYYTGTVYETELTGHESMGSVCSGGRYESLASDGKHVYPGVGISLGLTRLLAPILSRGELSSSRSVPSAVLVAVNTEEDRATSEVIASALRSRGIPCEVAPKADKFGKQIKHADRRGIPFVWFPGVKHADYRDADTVKDIRSGDQVEADAGAWNPPTEDLHPGVIGTW, encoded by the coding sequence ATGGCCCGTCTCAAGCCCCTGTCCGGTTTTCCCGAGTTCCTGCCCTCAGGACAGATGGTAGAGAACCATGTGACCCGGATTCTTGAGGAGACCTTCGAGCTTCATGGCTTCGCACCGATTCGTACTCGCGCCGTCGAGCCGATGGAACAGCTCACTCGCAAGGGAGAGATCGACAAAGAAGTCTACGTCGTCGACCGGCTGCACGCCGACTCGCACGACACGCGTTCCGGGAAGGATCGCCTTGGCCTGCACTTCGACCTGACCGTCCCGTTTGCACGTTACGTACTGGAGAATGCTGGACATCTGTATTTCCCGTTTCGCCGGTACCAGATTCAGAAAGTGTGGCGTGGCGAGCGTCCGCAGGAGGGTCGCTACCGCGAGTTCACCCAGGCCGATATCGACATTGTTGGCGACCAGACCCTTGCGGAGCACCACGATGTCGAAACCCCGCTAGTGATGCTGTCAGCCCTTGAACGACTGCACACTGAGCTGGGATTTCCGACCGTTACGATGCACGTCAACAACCGCAAGCTCTCCGAAGGGTTCTATCGCGGGCTCGGCATCGCCGATCCGATGGCGGTGCTACAGCGGGTCGACAAGTACGACAAGATTGGCCCGGACGCCGTCCGCAAACTGCTTGTCGACGAGTTGAACCTTTCTGATGACGCCGCGGCTAAGTGCGTCGCTCTGGCCTCGATTCAGTCGGTGGACGACTCCTTTATTGCCAAGGTACGCGAGTTGGGGGTGGCCAATGACATGCTCGAAGAGGGCCTGGACTCCCTCAACCGGGTAGTTGCTGCCGTTAATAAGGCGGTTCCCGGACGCATGGTTGCCAACCTCAAAATCGCGCGCGGGCTCGACTACTACACCGGAACCGTCTACGAAACTGAGCTCACCGGTCACGAGTCGATGGGTTCAGTCTGCTCGGGAGGTCGTTATGAGTCCCTTGCCTCCGATGGTAAACATGTCTACCCGGGTGTGGGCATCTCTCTGGGCCTCACCCGTTTGCTGGCGCCGATCCTTTCCCGCGGCGAGCTGTCTTCCTCACGTTCGGTTCCTTCGGCGGTTCTCGTTGCCGTTAATACTGAGGAGGATCGCGCTACTTCGGAGGTCATCGCTTCCGCATTGCGTTCCCGCGGCATCCCATGCGAGGTAGCTCCGAAGGCTGACAAGTTCGGGAAGCAGATCAAGCATGCTGATCGTCGCGGCATACCATTTGTGTGGTTCCCAGGCGTCAAACACGCCGACTACCGTGACGCCGACACCGTCAAGGACATTCGGTCGGGCGATCAGGTTGAGGCTGATGCTGGGGCGTGGAACCCGCCTACCGAAGACCTTCATCCCGGTGTGATCGGTACCTGGTGA